One region of Corynebacterium capitovis DSM 44611 genomic DNA includes:
- a CDS encoding acetyl-CoA C-acyltransferase, with product MSEQVYITQAKRTPVGSFGGSLSKFSTIDLGAHIAKAVIEGSGTPADQFDSSVWANVVTTGPQDLYVSRAVALAAGLPQGSHAFGVNRLCGSGIQAAISAAQQLTTGDAKLSLVGGVEVMSQAPYSVEGMRQGRKMGDGRLVDWLTGALTDPFGNGIMGITAENVAAKYGISRERQDEFALQSQQRAAEAIAQGRFDEQIVAVGDFATDEHPRQTSAEKLAGLRPSFSKEGSVTAGNSSGINDAAAALVLTTEDGLREYGHEKLARIVSWGVAGCDPKFMGLGPVVAVPKALEKAGLSLGDIKLIESNEAFAAQAIAVSDQLGFDNDKTNINGGAIALGHPIGATGVILITKLIHSLKDAGGGYGLVTACIGGGQGIALILEV from the coding sequence ATGTCAGAGCAGGTCTACATCACACAGGCGAAAAGGACCCCGGTGGGGAGCTTCGGTGGTTCGCTTTCGAAGTTCTCGACGATCGATTTGGGCGCGCACATCGCGAAAGCCGTCATCGAAGGATCAGGCACTCCGGCGGACCAATTCGACTCCTCCGTGTGGGCCAACGTGGTCACCACGGGGCCACAAGACCTTTACGTCTCTCGCGCGGTGGCACTTGCAGCAGGACTACCTCAGGGCTCTCATGCCTTTGGCGTGAACCGTCTGTGCGGGTCGGGCATCCAGGCTGCCATCAGCGCGGCTCAGCAGCTCACTACTGGGGACGCCAAACTCAGCCTCGTCGGTGGTGTTGAGGTGATGAGCCAGGCGCCGTACTCCGTCGAGGGCATGCGCCAGGGTCGCAAAATGGGTGACGGCCGCCTCGTGGACTGGCTCACGGGGGCGCTAACGGACCCGTTCGGCAACGGGATCATGGGTATCACCGCCGAAAACGTCGCGGCGAAGTACGGCATCAGCCGCGAACGCCAAGACGAGTTCGCGCTCCAGTCGCAGCAGCGCGCCGCGGAGGCGATCGCGCAGGGTCGTTTCGACGAACAAATTGTGGCTGTGGGGGATTTCGCCACCGATGAGCACCCGCGCCAGACTTCGGCGGAAAAGCTGGCGGGCCTGCGCCCGTCGTTTAGCAAGGAAGGCTCCGTCACGGCCGGGAACTCCTCGGGCATCAACGATGCCGCAGCCGCCCTGGTGCTGACCACCGAGGACGGTCTGCGGGAGTACGGGCACGAGAAACTTGCGCGGATCGTGTCGTGGGGTGTTGCGGGTTGCGACCCAAAGTTCATGGGGCTCGGACCCGTCGTGGCGGTGCCGAAGGCGCTCGAGAAGGCCGGTCTGAGCCTGGGCGACATTAAGCTCATCGAGTCGAACGAGGCATTCGCAGCCCAAGCTATTGCGGTCAGCGACCAGCTTGGATTCGACAATGACAAGACGAATATCAACGGCGGGGCCATCGCACTGGGCCACCCGATCGGCGCGACGGGGGTCATCCTCATTACGAAGCTCATCCACTCGCTCAAGGACGCCGGCGGCGGGTACGGCCTCGTCACTGCCTGCATCGGCGGCGGCCAAGGTATTGCACTCATTCTGGAGGTTTAA
- a CDS encoding 3-hydroxyacyl-CoA dehydrogenase/enoyl-CoA hydratase family protein — protein MSSPITTAAVLGAGSMGAGIAALLANGGIKVHLLDLPADGEDRDARARKGVETQVKRHGFARPEYAERVTPGNTEDHLDRLAEADWIIEAVFEDISVKRDTYAKVDAHRRPGTPVTSNTSTIPLETLLGEASDEFKADFAITHFFNPPRVMRLVELVQGPDTRPEVAETLRQVLERDLGKVVVDCRDTPGFIANRIGSFWMGVGAQVAFDRGIAPEQADVAFGRPFGVPRTGVFGLFDYVGLQVAPHIWGSLLAALPADDAMQNYGVTDTAQFKELLEKGFTGSTAESGFYRGRDEVYDFASHDYRPKQRYEVPKSARELMESGTPEGDYAAEVFRVTLQYCCDTAAEIADTVDQIDIAIELGYGWKKGPFALADSIGLEYVASLFDASPALLEAARAAGGFYAEGKVLNTDGKLTERASREGVVRVAELVADAEVVAENAGATVYKLQDGVGVFVYKTPMNSSTDDVTELFTHAGEWDLKALVIVNDEERAFSAGASLPRLAEVSGPNGDEAARKATIRQGINGLHALRRAAYPVVGAVRGVALGGGMELLLHTDASVIHGETRVGFPERSVGLFPAWSGPVRLLERLLELGVPDAHRVAYNALLNVKPVPAVTVDFWRAEDRVVMSPDHVVEQALELARELAPSYIAPEDAELPLTSEGLEYTEGSDTDKAIGAALAKVYTGEGTATESELADRQVDAASDVLARQENADRAEHTAKTRKPLHN, from the coding sequence ATGTCTTCACCGATCACAACAGCAGCAGTTCTCGGCGCCGGTTCCATGGGTGCCGGCATTGCGGCCCTTTTGGCCAACGGCGGAATCAAGGTCCACCTGTTGGACCTTCCGGCTGACGGAGAGGACCGCGACGCGCGCGCCCGCAAAGGCGTGGAAACGCAGGTTAAGCGACACGGTTTCGCGCGGCCCGAGTACGCCGAGCGCGTGACCCCGGGGAATACCGAGGACCACCTGGACCGGCTCGCGGAAGCCGACTGGATCATCGAGGCCGTCTTCGAGGACATTTCCGTCAAGCGGGATACCTACGCCAAGGTCGACGCGCATCGACGACCCGGAACCCCCGTGACCTCCAATACGTCGACGATTCCGCTGGAGACGCTGCTGGGAGAGGCCAGCGATGAGTTCAAGGCTGACTTTGCCATCACCCACTTCTTCAACCCGCCACGCGTGATGCGCCTCGTCGAACTGGTTCAAGGCCCCGACACCCGGCCTGAGGTCGCAGAAACGCTGCGTCAGGTTCTCGAGCGTGACTTGGGCAAGGTTGTCGTTGATTGCCGTGACACTCCGGGGTTCATCGCGAACCGTATTGGATCGTTTTGGATGGGCGTGGGAGCCCAGGTGGCCTTCGACCGTGGCATCGCCCCCGAGCAGGCGGACGTTGCTTTCGGGCGTCCCTTCGGCGTTCCCCGCACGGGCGTCTTCGGTCTCTTCGATTACGTGGGCCTGCAGGTCGCACCCCACATCTGGGGCTCGCTCCTCGCGGCCCTGCCGGCCGATGACGCGATGCAGAACTATGGGGTGACCGACACCGCTCAGTTTAAGGAGCTGTTGGAGAAAGGCTTTACCGGCAGCACGGCAGAATCCGGGTTCTATCGGGGTCGCGACGAAGTTTACGACTTTGCTTCCCATGATTACCGTCCTAAACAGCGCTACGAGGTTCCGAAGAGTGCCCGCGAGCTGATGGAATCGGGCACGCCAGAGGGTGATTACGCTGCTGAGGTCTTCCGCGTCACCCTGCAGTACTGTTGCGACACCGCCGCCGAGATCGCGGACACCGTCGATCAAATCGACATCGCGATCGAGCTCGGTTACGGCTGGAAGAAGGGCCCATTCGCCCTCGCCGACTCCATCGGTCTCGAGTACGTAGCCTCGCTTTTCGACGCCTCCCCGGCACTACTCGAGGCGGCCCGCGCCGCCGGCGGGTTCTACGCTGAAGGCAAGGTTCTGAACACCGATGGGAAGCTGACTGAGCGTGCGAGCCGAGAGGGTGTTGTGCGGGTTGCCGAACTTGTGGCTGACGCCGAGGTTGTCGCCGAAAATGCCGGCGCGACTGTGTACAAGCTACAAGACGGCGTCGGGGTCTTTGTTTACAAGACGCCAATGAACTCCTCCACGGACGACGTCACGGAGTTGTTTACCCACGCGGGCGAGTGGGACTTAAAGGCCCTGGTTATTGTCAACGACGAAGAACGCGCGTTTTCTGCGGGGGCAAGCCTGCCGCGACTGGCTGAAGTCTCCGGACCGAACGGTGACGAGGCCGCCCGTAAGGCGACGATCCGCCAAGGGATCAATGGACTGCATGCGCTGCGCCGCGCCGCGTATCCGGTCGTGGGTGCGGTGCGCGGTGTGGCCCTCGGCGGTGGCATGGAGCTGCTGCTGCACACCGACGCTTCCGTCATCCACGGAGAGACGCGCGTGGGCTTCCCAGAACGCTCCGTCGGTCTCTTCCCGGCCTGGTCGGGGCCCGTTCGGTTGCTCGAACGCCTCCTTGAACTAGGCGTGCCGGACGCCCACCGGGTTGCGTACAACGCGCTGCTCAACGTCAAACCGGTTCCGGCCGTAACCGTCGATTTCTGGCGCGCAGAGGACCGCGTGGTCATGAGCCCGGACCACGTCGTCGAGCAGGCCTTGGAGCTGGCCCGTGAGCTGGCGCCAAGCTACATCGCTCCTGAGGATGCCGAGCTGCCTCTCACCTCCGAGGGACTCGAGTACACCGAGGGCTCCGACACGGACAAAGCAATCGGTGCGGCGTTGGCGAAGGTGTACACCGGTGAGGGCACCGCGACGGAGTCCGAACTGGCCGACCGCCAAGTTGACGCCGCCTCGGACGTTTTGGCACGTCAAGAAAACGCCGACCGCGCCGAGCACACGGCAAAGACGCGCAAGCCGCTGCACAACTAG
- a CDS encoding replication initiation protein, which yields MWLIDPVYADKDGKSPNMALLAATSRTLGGFLDHDPNFAHRFSRSPFYMGDSPDRYIWYRQQHRIDRLSDFIREVREVTDEPQYVSPRQEFSSGRELIETVKARREQAQAFRAIADEIEVEMGEETDRYNPDLIDGVLVRWINPGRAARDETAFRHALKTAHRLRAAGERMTDAAIIDAYERAYNIAQREGGDGRAAEMPPMRDRQTMARRVRGYATQGKTDSYGTPTARYATTSQRKALATMGRRGGQKAAQRWSDRESDYAKGALTELKTANMKRSFSTGENKGRVLAYVSSRKREGYDPASVEVANELGLSVRRVNELRKELGISRKRGRPAKK from the coding sequence TTGTGGCTAATTGACCCCGTCTACGCCGACAAGGATGGGAAATCGCCCAACATGGCGCTTCTGGCGGCGACGAGCCGGACCCTGGGCGGGTTTTTGGACCACGATCCGAACTTCGCCCACCGGTTCAGCCGCAGCCCCTTCTACATGGGGGATAGCCCCGATCGCTATATCTGGTACCGGCAGCAGCACCGCATTGACCGGCTGTCCGACTTCATCAGGGAGGTGCGCGAGGTGACCGACGAGCCCCAGTACGTCTCCCCCCGCCAGGAGTTCTCCAGTGGGCGCGAACTCATCGAGACGGTCAAGGCACGCCGCGAGCAGGCCCAGGCTTTCCGCGCGATCGCCGACGAGATCGAAGTCGAGATGGGCGAGGAGACGGATCGCTACAACCCGGATCTGATCGATGGTGTGCTGGTGCGCTGGATCAACCCGGGACGCGCCGCCCGCGACGAGACAGCCTTCCGCCATGCCCTGAAGACCGCGCACCGCCTGCGTGCGGCGGGGGAGCGGATGACGGACGCGGCGATCATCGACGCCTACGAGCGCGCCTACAACATCGCCCAGCGCGAAGGCGGCGACGGCAGGGCAGCGGAGATGCCGCCGATGCGGGATCGCCAGACCATGGCGCGGCGTGTGCGCGGTTACGCCACCCAGGGCAAGACCGACTCTTACGGCACACCCACCGCCCGCTACGCCACCACAAGCCAGCGCAAAGCCCTGGCCACCATGGGCCGCAGAGGCGGCCAAAAAGCCGCGCAGCGATGGTCGGATCGGGAAAGTGACTATGCGAAGGGCGCACTAACCGAACTTAAAACCGCCAATATGAAGCGAAGCTTTAGTACAGGCGAAAACAAAGGCCGTGTTCTCGCTTACGTGTCTTCACGCAAGAGGGAAGGCTATGACCCTGCGAGCGTAGAGGTAGCAAACGAATTGGGCCTCTCAGTGAGGAGAGTCAATGAGCTACGGAAAGAACTAGGCATCTCTCGAAAGCGAGGGCGGCCCGCTAAGAAGTAA
- a CDS encoding ribbon-helix-helix domain-containing protein, with protein MPVNITEKQLNAWVAEAEDGYNVDALKKRGRGRPGRGPEASQVVTVRLTPEELEALDRIAAEKHLSRSEMMRQAITALTVA; from the coding sequence ATGCCTGTTAATATCACAGAGAAGCAGCTGAACGCCTGGGTTGCCGAGGCGGAGGATGGTTATAACGTCGATGCGCTGAAGAAGCGCGGGCGGGGGCGTCCGGGTCGTGGCCCCGAAGCTTCCCAGGTGGTTACGGTTCGTCTCACCCCGGAGGAGTTGGAGGCGCTCGACAGGATCGCAGCCGAAAAGCATCTGTCGCGTTCAGAGATGATGCGCCAGGCGATCACCGCTCTCACCGTGGCATGA
- a CDS encoding DUF4383 domain-containing protein — protein MTTKNQSDTHTPPAKRTPIQIAALLYGIVFLLVGIAGFIPGVTQNLGDLQFAGHEGHAMLLGVFHVSILHNIVHLLFGVAGIALARTPGSARQYLLWGGIIYLGLFLYGLFIDYDSAANFVPLSDANNWLHLGLGATMVGLSFLPRPKRTARETSGPVVTG, from the coding sequence ATGACAACTAAGAATCAGTCCGATACACATACACCACCTGCTAAACGCACACCCATCCAAATCGCCGCCCTCCTCTACGGCATCGTTTTCCTTCTGGTCGGTATTGCCGGGTTCATCCCCGGTGTGACTCAGAACCTGGGTGATCTGCAGTTTGCTGGCCATGAAGGCCACGCGATGCTGCTGGGCGTTTTTCATGTCTCGATCCTGCACAACATTGTCCACCTTCTCTTCGGCGTAGCTGGCATAGCACTAGCACGTACCCCAGGTTCTGCTCGCCAATATTTGTTGTGGGGTGGCATCATCTACCTGGGACTGTTCCTCTACGGACTGTTCATCGACTATGACTCCGCAGCGAATTTCGTGCCACTCAGTGATGCCAACAACTGGCTGCACCTGGGTCTTGGTGCGACCATGGTGGGTTTGTCTTTCCTTCCCCGTCCTAAGCGCACTGCCCGCGAAACCTCGGGACCTGTTGTCACGGGGTAA
- a CDS encoding manganese catalase family protein, protein MFFHKQTLQYPAKPEKPDAVYARKLQEVIGGQYGEITVAMQYSFQAWNSHIPGKYRDLLFATASEEFGHIEMLATMVAQLLEKAPLGITEKAIQEDPAVAAIIGGTDLQQAIVSGAGARPVDSMGNPWSGSYVTASGNLLADLTSNINAEMQGRLQVARLYHMTDDRGVKDLLGFLLARDTMHQNQWLAAARELQAEGNETLPVPSNFPKGKEHEEFSYQALNFSDGAHMSEGSWASGEAPDGLGKFTYVDTPPEGVPMAPPTHPDARFYGTTELPNTVEKIAGKVQEKFNKE, encoded by the coding sequence ATGTTCTTTCACAAGCAGACGTTGCAGTACCCAGCAAAACCAGAAAAACCAGACGCTGTCTACGCCCGCAAGCTCCAAGAGGTGATCGGTGGTCAATACGGTGAGATTACCGTGGCCATGCAGTACAGCTTCCAGGCCTGGAACTCTCACATCCCGGGTAAGTACCGTGATCTGCTCTTTGCCACGGCCTCCGAGGAATTCGGCCACATCGAGATGCTGGCGACTATGGTCGCCCAACTGCTGGAGAAAGCTCCGCTGGGCATCACCGAGAAAGCCATCCAGGAGGACCCAGCGGTGGCAGCCATCATCGGTGGCACCGATCTACAACAAGCCATTGTTTCCGGTGCCGGCGCCCGCCCAGTCGACAGCATGGGCAACCCGTGGAGTGGATCGTATGTCACCGCCAGTGGCAACCTGCTGGCGGATTTGACCTCTAATATCAACGCCGAGATGCAGGGGCGCCTGCAGGTCGCCCGTTTGTACCACATGACCGATGACCGCGGAGTTAAGGACTTACTTGGTTTCCTTCTAGCACGCGACACCATGCACCAAAACCAGTGGCTGGCCGCTGCTCGGGAGCTACAGGCGGAGGGCAATGAGACCCTGCCGGTCCCCAGCAACTTCCCCAAGGGCAAGGAGCACGAGGAGTTCTCCTACCAGGCCCTCAACTTCTCTGACGGCGCACATATGTCCGAGGGATCCTGGGCGTCAGGTGAAGCACCGGACGGCCTGGGTAAGTTCACCTACGTGGACACCCCACCAGAAGGCGTGCCGATGGCACCGCCGACTCACCCCGATGCGCGTTTCTACGGCACCACTGAGCTTCCTAACACCGTAGAAAAGATCGCAGGCAAGGTCCAGGAGAAGTTCAACAAGGAATAA
- a CDS encoding IS6 family transposase yields the protein MGIFSGRHFPRDIILWAVRWYCRYGVSYRDLEEMMTERSVPVDHTTIYRWVQKYAPELDKHTRWYRQVPDWQARSWRVDETYIRVGGTWCYLYRAITAGGQTLDFYLSPKRNVAAAKRFLAKTLRSNTTAGSPRVINTDKAPALAKAISELKAEGICPQTVEHRQVKYLNNVLEGDHGRLKRILGPKGAFKNRISAYRTLKGMEAMHSLRKGQGTMFAYGHPNPDAVIVSRIFETA from the coding sequence ATGGGCATCTTCTCCGGTCGGCATTTCCCCCGTGACATCATCCTGTGGGCGGTGCGGTGGTACTGCCGCTACGGGGTGAGCTACCGCGATCTCGAAGAAATGATGACCGAGCGGAGTGTGCCGGTCGATCACACCACGATCTACCGATGGGTGCAGAAATACGCCCCTGAGCTGGATAAGCACACTCGGTGGTACCGGCAGGTACCCGACTGGCAGGCCCGGTCCTGGCGGGTGGATGAGACCTATATTCGGGTCGGCGGCACGTGGTGCTATCTCTACCGGGCTATCACCGCCGGTGGGCAGACCCTGGACTTTTATCTCTCTCCGAAGCGCAATGTCGCGGCGGCCAAGCGTTTCCTGGCCAAGACGCTGCGATCGAATACGACAGCCGGGTCCCCGCGGGTCATCAACACCGACAAGGCACCAGCTCTGGCCAAGGCAATATCCGAGCTGAAGGCGGAGGGAATCTGCCCTCAGACGGTGGAGCACCGGCAGGTGAAATACCTGAACAACGTTCTCGAGGGAGATCATGGCCGACTTAAAAGAATCCTGGGGCCGAAGGGAGCGTTCAAAAACCGAATTTCCGCCTACCGGACGTTGAAAGGGATGGAAGCGATGCATTCATTACGGAAAGGCCAGGGGACGATGTTTGCTTACGGGCACCCGAACCCGGACGCGGTGATCGTCAGCCGGATATTCGAGACAGCTTAA
- a CDS encoding acyl-CoA dehydrogenase family protein: MGDAPAFKEFQDIPLDPRTDYYALFADVDGADLEWWKKAREFADWARPGINEAWEKAEYNIPGVEEAARRGLIRDGISIEGEPEMSIRAKRLIGFELSRLDASTSTALGVQAGLAMQSINMLGSEEQKATYLKPMSKMEIRGAFALTEPDHGSDSIGLETSAVKEGDEWVINGEKKWIGHGSVGHIAVVYARMEDGNVGAFIVDQDAPGYEAETITGKAALRGIPQAHIKLNNVRVSDDRRLPGCRSFRDAAKVLMATRIGVAWSAFGLAVDCYEKALKYASERIQFGRPLIKNQVIQQRLADMLMDVTTLGLFCKRLLELEEAGTITEQQAALAKVNSTRAARRVAANARDMFGGVGILLENDVMRHMADAETLHTYEGTDTMQSLIVGKSITGVSAFTG; the protein is encoded by the coding sequence ATGGGTGACGCACCCGCATTCAAGGAGTTTCAGGACATCCCCCTGGATCCCCGCACCGATTACTACGCCTTGTTCGCCGATGTTGACGGCGCAGACCTCGAGTGGTGGAAGAAGGCCCGCGAATTCGCCGACTGGGCGCGCCCCGGCATCAACGAGGCTTGGGAAAAAGCTGAGTACAACATCCCCGGTGTCGAAGAAGCCGCCCGTCGAGGATTGATCCGTGACGGCATCAGCATTGAGGGTGAACCCGAGATGTCCATCCGCGCGAAGCGCCTCATCGGCTTCGAGCTCTCGCGCCTCGACGCGTCCACATCCACTGCCCTGGGTGTGCAAGCAGGACTAGCCATGCAGTCCATCAACATGCTTGGTTCCGAGGAACAGAAGGCGACATACCTAAAGCCCATGTCCAAGATGGAGATCCGCGGTGCCTTTGCGTTGACCGAGCCCGATCATGGCTCCGATTCCATCGGCTTGGAAACCTCCGCTGTGAAGGAGGGCGACGAGTGGGTTATTAACGGGGAAAAGAAATGGATCGGCCACGGTTCCGTCGGCCACATCGCGGTGGTGTACGCGCGCATGGAGGACGGCAATGTCGGAGCCTTCATCGTCGACCAGGACGCCCCCGGGTACGAGGCCGAGACCATCACCGGCAAGGCCGCCCTGCGCGGTATCCCTCAGGCACACATCAAGCTCAACAACGTCCGCGTCTCCGACGACCGCCGCCTGCCCGGTTGCCGCTCCTTCCGCGACGCGGCCAAGGTCCTCATGGCCACGCGTATCGGCGTCGCCTGGAGCGCTTTCGGTTTAGCGGTTGACTGCTACGAAAAGGCCTTGAAATACGCCTCGGAGCGTATCCAGTTTGGCCGTCCCCTGATCAAAAACCAGGTCATCCAACAGCGCCTGGCAGACATGCTGATGGACGTGACCACCCTCGGTTTATTCTGCAAGCGCTTGCTCGAGCTTGAGGAGGCCGGAACGATTACCGAGCAACAGGCCGCCCTAGCCAAGGTCAACAGCACCCGAGCTGCCCGCCGCGTAGCCGCCAACGCCCGGGATATGTTTGGCGGCGTGGGCATCCTGTTAGAAAACGACGTCATGCGGCACATGGCCGATGCCGAGACTTTGCACACCTACGAGGGAACCGACACCATGCAGTCACTCATCGTGGGCAAGTCCATCACCGGCGTCAGCGCGTTTACCGGTTAA
- a CDS encoding AMP-binding protein, whose translation MIYPSPYPSLEIPDTDVFDLIFGGLTEEDAALPAVTELSTGTTATYAELKAYAESIAGELASRGIGPGDVVTLQVPNSINYAAGLLGIMHAGATVNPIGMLMNQADVEHIVSASRSKLFIGPTDLEQIPQIFSMELQSIAQHRHPAPELRIDPASMAAVPFSSGTTGLPKGVQLSHGNLVSNILQVDAMVDLSGIRPQANTLSVLPFSHIYGLTVLLLGPLYRRHHIFTMPKFDIGLFLGAHAKHGIELTFIAPPMAIAMAKGPEIDPTWFADSKLMVSGAAPIDAPIMRAVEDRLGTKVVQGWGMTEASPLVALNLHGDADYSSVGKPTPNTEIRLVDIETLEDVEEGQEGEVLVRGPQVMQGYLDNPEATGKTLVQDGWLRTGDIARVGEDGGLRIIDRAKEVIKYKGYQVAPAELEALLLTHPDVNDVGVVGAERDGLEIPRAFVVKREGSDPSAEELMDWVAERVTPYKKVRAVEFIDAIPKNPTGKILRRELREVPWPGE comes from the coding sequence TTGATCTACCCCAGCCCCTACCCTAGCCTCGAGATCCCCGACACGGACGTCTTCGACCTCATCTTCGGCGGCCTGACCGAGGAGGACGCGGCACTGCCCGCCGTCACCGAGCTGTCCACGGGGACAACGGCGACCTACGCCGAGCTGAAGGCCTACGCCGAGTCGATCGCCGGTGAGCTCGCCTCCCGCGGCATCGGACCCGGCGACGTGGTCACCCTCCAAGTGCCCAACTCGATCAACTACGCGGCCGGCCTGCTCGGCATCATGCATGCCGGCGCCACCGTCAACCCCATCGGCATGCTGATGAATCAGGCGGACGTCGAGCACATCGTCTCCGCCTCGCGCTCCAAGCTGTTTATCGGCCCGACCGACCTCGAGCAGATCCCGCAGATCTTCTCCATGGAGCTGCAGTCCATCGCGCAGCACCGCCACCCGGCCCCGGAGCTGCGCATCGACCCCGCCTCCATGGCCGCCGTCCCCTTCTCCTCGGGCACGACCGGGCTACCGAAGGGGGTGCAGCTCTCGCACGGCAACCTGGTGTCCAACATCCTGCAGGTCGACGCCATGGTCGACCTCAGCGGCATCCGCCCCCAGGCGAACACCCTGAGCGTGCTGCCCTTCTCCCACATCTACGGGCTGACCGTGCTCCTCCTCGGCCCGCTGTACCGCCGCCACCACATCTTCACCATGCCCAAGTTCGACATCGGGCTCTTCCTAGGCGCCCACGCCAAGCACGGCATCGAGCTCACCTTCATCGCGCCCCCGATGGCCATCGCCATGGCGAAGGGCCCGGAGATCGACCCGACCTGGTTTGCCGACTCGAAGCTGATGGTCAGCGGTGCCGCGCCTATCGACGCCCCCATCATGCGCGCAGTCGAGGACCGGTTGGGCACGAAGGTGGTGCAGGGCTGGGGCATGACCGAGGCCTCTCCCCTCGTGGCGCTCAACCTGCACGGCGACGCCGACTACTCCAGCGTGGGCAAGCCCACTCCCAACACGGAGATCCGCCTCGTGGACATCGAGACGCTCGAGGACGTCGAGGAGGGCCAGGAGGGCGAGGTTCTCGTGCGCGGCCCGCAGGTCATGCAGGGCTACCTCGACAACCCGGAGGCAACCGGGAAGACCCTCGTGCAGGACGGCTGGCTGCGCACCGGCGACATCGCCCGCGTCGGCGAGGACGGCGGCCTGCGCATCATCGACCGGGCTAAGGAAGTGATCAAGTACAAGGGTTACCAGGTGGCCCCCGCCGAGTTGGAGGCCCTGCTGCTGACCCACCCGGACGTCAACGACGTCGGCGTGGTCGGCGCCGAGCGCGACGGCCTGGAGATCCCGCGCGCGTTCGTCGTCAAGCGTGAAGGCTCCGATCCCTCTGCCGAGGAGCTCATGGACTGGGTCGCGGAGCGCGTCACCCCCTACAAGAAGGTGCGCGCGGTGGAGTTCATCGACGCGATCCCAAAGAACCCGACCGGGAAGATCCTGCGCCGCGAGCTGCGCGAGGTGCCCTGGCCCGGGGAGTGA
- the ndk gene encoding nucleoside-diphosphate kinase encodes MTERTLILIKPDGVANGHVGEIIARIERKGLKLVELDLRTADRETAEKHYAEHKDKPFFGELVDFITSAPLVAGIVEGKSAIAAWRQLAGGTHPVEKAKPGTIRGDFALSVAENVVHGSDSAESAEREIAIWFPGK; translated from the coding sequence ATGACTGAACGCACTCTCATCCTGATCAAGCCGGACGGCGTCGCCAACGGCCACGTCGGCGAGATCATCGCCCGCATCGAGCGCAAGGGCCTCAAGCTCGTCGAGCTGGACCTGCGCACCGCCGATCGCGAGACCGCCGAGAAGCATTACGCAGAGCACAAGGACAAGCCGTTCTTTGGCGAGCTGGTGGACTTCATCACCTCCGCCCCGCTCGTGGCCGGGATTGTGGAGGGGAAATCCGCTATCGCCGCGTGGCGCCAACTCGCCGGCGGGACCCACCCGGTTGAGAAGGCGAAGCCAGGCACCATTCGCGGGGACTTCGCGCTCTCCGTAGCAGAAAACGTTGTGCACGGTTCGGATTCGGCCGAGTCCGCCGAGCGCGAAATCGCCATCTGGTTCCCTGGCAAGTAG